TCGCAATCAATCAGAgaaagtttcattatcattaccACACATAGGGCAGTTCAGTAGCTGCTTTATATGTCGTCGCCGGAGCTCGCTATAGTTTGGTAGGAAGCCTTTGAGCACTCGCCACCAGAATACCCGAATCTTAGGAAGCACATTGAGCTTCCATAGTGCACGCCATATACCTTCATCTCCAGTAGATGAACCCTCCATCGTCGTCAGTTGTAGCTTGGTTTGCATCGTCTGCCGGTAAGCTGAACGAACTGTGAAAATGCCGGACTTCTCCCAAGCCCATGCCCATATATCTGGGGCCCCTACCCTCGCTCTTGGCATGGCCAAAATTGTGTCTGCATCCGGGGGAAAAACACACTCCGGATGGTCTCCACGTCCCATTGATTTGACACTGGATCAATTAAATCTGCCACTAGCTGTATAGAGCTCGGCTTGAGTGCTCCCATTGGAGTCATGGACGTGGTGCCGTTTATCCAATGGTCATGCCAAACTCAGTCGTTGTTCCATCTCCCACTCGTCGAACAAGGCCCTTTTTGAGCATCTCCCTCCCTACAATGATAGCCTTCCATGTTCTAGATGCACTTTTGGGGCACCCCGCAGTAAGAAAATCCTCATTTGGGAAATATCTTCCCTTAAGGACATGGGCACACAAGCTGTTCGGATTATCAAGTATTCTCCATGCTTGTTTGGCTAGCATCGCGTCATTGAAGGTTTCGAAATCCCGGAATCCGAGTTCCCCTTTTGACTTTTCAATGCACATCTTATCCCAAAACTGCCAATGCATTCCCTTCTTATCAAGTGATCCAGCCCACCAATATCTTGACATGTTCGTCGTCAATTTCTTGCACAAACCTTTTGTGAGTTTGAAACAACTCATAGAGAAGGCCGGTAAAGCTTGGACCACAGACTTTAAGAGAACTTCTTTTGCAGCACATAACATCTTCCTCTCACACCATCCTTGCACCCTTGATTGCGACCGCTCATTGATATGTTCAAAAGTTTGCTCTGTAAATTTTCCATTTTGCAAGTTTTCTTTTCCAACTGCTACCCCCCTCCTCTCGTGGATAGTATTTCTAGCCAGATAGTAGGTAACTAATCATAGTGATGCAGATTAATCAGGTACCAATGAGAAATGTAAAACTCAGACAAGCACAGATTTAAAAAAACATCAATAAATATATGACAACAATGCGGTCATTTTCTTTTCTGGCCCTCGGAAAAGTACATACACTCAGACACTACACTTTCCATTTATTCCGGGACCCTACAACGGTAACAGAAATTTGTACACCTTGTCGAAAATTTGTACACTCAAAGAATAGAAAACCCAGAAAGAGAACAAAAAAACAGCagaaagaatcaacttaaaagaCATGTAATTTGCAAACAGTTCTGTATACAGATTTGGAAACCAGTTTGTCAGGTTCCACACCATTGCACGGATCTACCGTCCAGCTGCCTTCAAGAACTTGTCGTACGGGCTTGCAGGCGGCAACCTGAAGGAGCGGTCATCGCTGGATGTTGAATCGTTGCGCCGCATGTAGTCCTTTCTTGTCAAATGTGACTCTGGTTCAGATTGAGCAGATGACTGCAAAATGCAACAATTGTCAGTCAGGATTTCGGAAATTTCAACATCGTAAGAAACTGACAAGATGCCGGGATTTAGGAGAGCTTAAGGTTAAGAACATCTGATAGGAGCACACATGCCTCATTTGTTTCTGGTCCGTTTTCCCCAATTGAGCTACGCGAATCAGTCCTCGAGTGCTTGAAGCTCATGAGAACAGACATCTTCTGCTGCTTTTCCATTACCAGGGATTCACATTGACTCTTCATTTGGTCATATGACACAGGATTGGTGGAGACTGGAATGTTAGCAACTTGCCTTGCTGTCTCATGAACCTGAGAGCAAGTAGTTCAAGTACAAACCTATGAGAAAGACTGCCCATTTTATAAGAGAACAGAGGGGTTTTCAGGTGCCATTGTTTTAGAGATTGATACGTACAGATTCCATCAGTTGATTCACGTTTAGAACATCGGATGAAGCCATAGATCCTGATGTTTTCCTGTCAGACTGCGATCCACTATGTTCAAAGACGATGTCATCGTCATCATCCATCTCACAAGGAATAACATCCTGAAGTCAGAAGACATGTAGCCAAAAAGTTAGGAAATAACAGCACTACCTAATCATAATAACTCAGAATCAAGTATTTGTAAACGATCAGTACGGACCTCATCAAAACAGTGATCGTCCTTTTCAGCGTACATTGAACAGGAGTGTGGCGTCTCCATGAATAGTGGAGCACCAAGAGGAAATGAATCATCCAGGGAGAACTCTTGAAGAAGCTGCTCTTCTATCCCATCAAACTTCTGCAATCCGTAAGAATATCAGTTATGTTCTTGATTCTGTACAGCTAGCTAAATCACAGAAATACAGCGGTCAAGTAAATCTAAATCTACACACCTCTGGTGAATTTTCAAATTTTCTCTTGAAGTGGGATATCACAATGTCTTTTAACTGTGTGTCATCCTTATTTACAGCTGAAAGAAAAACTTGTGCATCACTTTCATCTTCCTCAGAACCGTAAAGCATTTCACCATTCGAAGATTGTGCAGAAGTAACAGTGAGTCTGCAGTCATCAATCAGGCAAAGATGAGGATCAACCTGCAAAATTAACAAAGCACATTATAGCTCATACTAATTATATAGGGCCAATGTGTGATTGCGGGTAGACCATCCAAATGAAATATTCACATGGTGGATATCAACAAACCATTTCCTCTGGCACTGCGGCTTTGACAAGATGGGTTATCTGAGGAATATCAGCAACTTTTGCTGAAAAAATAAGCATTGCTGATGCCATTGTATACAAACACCTTCTCCGAGATGGCTGTGCAACATCTTCATTTACAGTGGAAAAAGAAAAATATGAGATCAAGCCATGAATTCAACTACTATACTGAGATCAAGCCGTGAATTCAACTGCTATACTGTTATAAAAATGTTGCATACGAATATGGAGGACATCATCTTTTGTTTTTAATAGCCAAATAAAAAGGGAACAACTCTTTGGTTTGAGAGGCAATGTTGAAGCAACTTACTGTCTTGGTTCAGAGACAACCTCCTGAGAGAAAAGGCCAACTGGAAACATCGAACTAGTGCCACATGACTGGAGGTCTGTCATAAAATTTAACTGGTCAATTAAACAGTACATAACATGATGGTATCTCTGGTTCAATATTCTAAGAATTTAAAGTAAGTTTCATGCTTCCAACATCAATAAAATATACAAAAGTTATATCTTGTAGATAAATTCAAATGGTGTGCAAAATACTGGTTGAAATGACTCGATGGATTCCAACTGTGTACTGCGATCATTCCAGTGCTTTCAGAACAAATTCAAATGGTGTGCAAAATACTGGTTAAACTGACTCAATGGATTCCAACTGTGTGATGTGATCATTCCAGCGGTTTCAGAACAAAGCAATAGCCTTATATATCTGATATCATTTCAAGTTCACCATAAGTAGCCTAGGATGGGCTGTAACCCTACTATCTATCTTGAAGATTCACATATTTTATGTCTCTACACTATCCATATTTACCTACTAATGCATTGGAATGTATGTTAATTGTTATGCATTAGAAATGAACTAATATAGACCACATTGACCCTGTTTTAGACATAGCAGCACTGTACAATTGATATTACTGAGGTTCCAAATGAGGATCTCAAAGCCCTAACTGACAACAAGGGGGTAGGAACAAACTCCTCTATTTGAGATACGGTCTTCTTGAATAGTGGGTAGCAAGAATATATTGTACAAAGCTCGACTTACTTTTGCTTTTGAACACAATAAAGCAACATTGTAAGTATGGCCCATTGTCTCAAAATTTGAAGGTGAGTTATCTTCCAGGGATGCTTGACTCCAAATAGatgaaagaagaagaacaagTTGGCCATTGTTCAACTTCATTAACTTTGAGTTCTGCTCACAGATGTAAGGAAAATAAGATGTATCAGTTGGTTGGTCAAAAACTCCAAGGTAAAAAATAGCAAAATACTAATAATACTAGCTGGACTTCATACATCTTTAAAAGTGGAAAGACGATCGTTGAAATATGGGTTCCCTGAAGACTGCCTTGTATTTGGTTCTGTATGTGCATATCCATTCTCAGCACTTACCACAGCTTCTGGTTTCTCGTTTTCCTGCAAGGATTCCTTGATCCCACTTTTAGACTGCAGTTCATCCATTATGGTCTCAGAAGAGAAAGCTGATAATGCCAACAAAAGCACACTCTGCGACCCATTGACTTTCATTGGGACAGGAAAACCTATGGCTGACCATGGGCATAACAATGAAGGCGCGACGATGGTGGATAAAACACGGTGTGAGCCAATCCTTGTCTTATTGTCTGGGTGCATCATTGCTAAGAGAAGCTGGTGATACAAAGCTTCTGGAAATGCCTGAGACATGTACAAAGAAATGCCAATTAATATTGATGTCCTACTTCTAAATCATTTCTCTACAGTAGTGGAAATATCAAAAACTTACTTTCTGGTTGTATGATGACTTGTACACATAAGCTGCTATTTGTGCTGTGCGGTAAACAGATGACACTGTTGTCCTGGCAATGTTGGCAGTGTACGAGAGATTCTCGAGCATTACACTGACCATGTCAAGAATAGGACCAACATCCCCAACCTAATCAGCACAACAAAAAACTTTTCTTACAGATTTATACGCTAAAGCAGGAAAATAGTTATGTAATGAAGTGCCGAAAGATTACAACAACCTTCTCTGTCAATTGCACCAGACACTCCTCCAAGGCCACATAAAGTTCACTGTTCCACTTGTCAATATCAGCTTGAGCATTTGATGCTTCAACAGCACGGTACATACATTTTCGCAAGTGTTTTACTAAATCGCTAATTGCACTCGCTATTGTTACTGATGCATGCGACTTTGCCTGCTTTGCAAGATGAGAAGCAACTTTTACAATGCTGATTTGCTTGGCGGGCATCTTGGCAACACTTTTATGATCAATGTGCTTTATAGTAAAAGATAGCAGCAAATGGCCATTTTGCCCTGCAATTATAAAAACAAGATTTAACAGAGTATTGAATCTCTCTCAATGCTTCCAACTGAAAAGCAACACTGAAAGGGAAAAACAAGCGAAGAAATTACATGGGAGAAAATTACTGCACCTGATTTGTCCATCAGTGTTTGCATTTCTTGTAGAACAGAAAGGGCAACACCATTTTCAGGAGACCAGTAATTGTGGCTATCGAAAAGGCGAAACAGAGGATCAAGAATACGCCGCACTGTTGTTGCCTCCTTTGCAATATTGGCCATGTTACGCAAGCAAACCCTTGCCCAGTGTGCTGGATTCTCAGATGCAGACCTGCTAACACATAAAATTATTAAAGAGATAAAAAAAAAGGCGCATTGCTATCTAAAAATGTTAATGAACAGAAGATCTCACATTGTATCAGCTGCCACTTTGGCATTATTTTGCCCAGATACTGCCAACATTGTCAAATCATCATCATCTTGAAATCTGACGACCTCTTTTATTGAGAGAGTTTGATTAGCCTCATAACAGCTTATTATCACTGAGACAACCTGGGTTCAAGAATGAATGGAAATAAATTAGATAGCCAGTCTGAGATGCTATTTGAGCTGAAACATCTATGCTAACATTTTGCTTCATGAATGGTTGTTTCTGGTTCACTTTGAATTAAAATTAGTGTACTTTTACTGTATTAAGTATGGTAGACATGCTATTTCAGAATTCGCTGAACTTTGATTATACTTGTATCTCTTTCCACTAACCG
The Aegilops tauschii subsp. strangulata cultivar AL8/78 chromosome 3, Aet v6.0, whole genome shotgun sequence genome window above contains:
- the LOC109767943 gene encoding protein SEMI-ROLLED LEAF 2 isoform X2, with protein sequence MGVMSRRVLPACSSLCYFCPSLRARSRQPVKRYKKIISEIYQLPADGEPNDRRIGKLCDYVSRNPTRIPKITEYLEQRCYKELRHDNFTLAKVVPCIYRKLLRSCKEHTPLLATSTLCIVRTLLDQKSSDDLQILGCLLLVDFLDGQVDSTHMFSLEGMIPKLCKIAQELREDDKGIRLRSAALQALASMVEYMGDHSHISMELDEVVSVIISCYEANQTLSIKEVVRFQDDDDLTMLAVSGQNNAKVAADTMSASENPAHWARVCLRNMANIAKEATTVRRILDPLFRLFDSHNYWSPENGVALSVLQEMQTLMDKSGQNGHLLLSFTIKHIDHKSVAKMPAKQISIVKVASHLAKQAKSHASVTIASAISDLVKHLRKCMYRAVEASNAQADIDKWNSELYVALEECLVQLTEKVGDVGPILDMVSVMLENLSYTANIARTTVSSVYRTAQIAAYVYKSSYNQKAFPEALYHQLLLAMMHPDNKTRIGSHRVLSTIVAPSLLCPWSAIGFPVPMKVNGSQSVLLLALSAFSSETIMDELQSKSGIKESLQENEKPEAVNSKLMKLNNGQLVLLLSSIWSQASLEDNSPSNFETMGHTYNVALLCSKAKTSSHVALVRCFQLAFSLRRLSLNQDNVAQPSRRRCLYTMASAMLIFSAKVADIPQITHLVKAAVPEEMVDPHLCLIDDCRLTVTSAQSSNGEMLYGSEEDESDAQVFLSAVNKDDTQLKDIVISHFKRKFENSPEKFDGIEEQLLQEFSLDDSFPLGAPLFMETPHSCSMYAEKDDHCFDEDVIPCEMDDDDDIVFEHSGSQSDRKTSGSMASSDVLNVNQLMESVHETARQVANIPVSTNPVSYDQMKSQCESLVMEKQQKMSVLMSFKHSRTDSRSSIGENGPETNESSAQSEPESHLTRKDYMRRNDSTSSDDRSFRLPPASPYDKFLKAAGR
- the LOC109767943 gene encoding protein SEMI-ROLLED LEAF 2 isoform X1 → MGVMSRRVLPACSSLCYFCPSLRARSRQPVKRYKKIISEIYQLPADGEPNDRRIGKLCDYVSRNPTRIPKITEYLEQRCYKELRHDNFTLAKVVPCIYRKLLRSCKEHTPLLATSTLCIVRTLLDQKSSDDLQILGCLLLVDFLDGQVDSTHMFSLEGMIPKLCKIAQELREDDKGIRLRSAALQALASMVEYMGDHSHISMELDEVVSVIISCYEANQTLSIKEVVRFQDDDDLTMLAVSGQNNAKVAADTMSASENPAHWARVCLRNMANIAKEATTVRRILDPLFRLFDSHNYWSPENGVALSVLQEMQTLMDKSGQNGHLLLSFTIKHIDHKSVAKMPAKQISIVKVASHLAKQAKSHASVTIASAISDLVKHLRKCMYRAVEASNAQADIDKWNSELYVALEECLVQLTEKVGDVGPILDMVSVMLENLSYTANIARTTVSSVYRTAQIAAYVYKSSYNQKAFPEALYHQLLLAMMHPDNKTRIGSHRVLSTIVAPSLLCPWSAIGFPVPMKVNGSQSVLLLALSAFSSETIMDELQSKSGIKESLQENEKPEAVVSAENGYAHTEPNTRQSSGNPYFNDRLSTFKDNSKLMKLNNGQLVLLLSSIWSQASLEDNSPSNFETMGHTYNVALLCSKAKTSSHVALVRCFQLAFSLRRLSLNQDNVAQPSRRRCLYTMASAMLIFSAKVADIPQITHLVKAAVPEEMVDPHLCLIDDCRLTVTSAQSSNGEMLYGSEEDESDAQVFLSAVNKDDTQLKDIVISHFKRKFENSPEKFDGIEEQLLQEFSLDDSFPLGAPLFMETPHSCSMYAEKDDHCFDEDVIPCEMDDDDDIVFEHSGSQSDRKTSGSMASSDVLNVNQLMESVHETARQVANIPVSTNPVSYDQMKSQCESLVMEKQQKMSVLMSFKHSRTDSRSSIGENGPETNESSAQSEPESHLTRKDYMRRNDSTSSDDRSFRLPPASPYDKFLKAAGR